In Flammeovirgaceae bacterium 311, one DNA window encodes the following:
- a CDS encoding histidine kinase internal subunit (COG2972 Predicted signal transduction protein with a C-terminal ATPase domain), whose protein sequence is MNGLVNKYADFSKVEFWATITLFVFMVFFYITDSVDSASYIKAPNKRFFDEANINFDYYSNYFFPQLLRSTFLFLAFLLLNFVVVPRLIRKQALARNVMLVLLTLAAAGLVLGVTDTYLKNYLFDRYESEQEAYNSIFKNSYLYAFWLLLMLGLYTAIKYLGVYLLSNTKTIQSRYSFITSYSIAAFVLWMIGIFLLLIAGADGEVVLGLGLITLFGIMLYSYSFYSLIPAAFRKKKAFLNYIGRVALVMLISFFPVALFLMLFIAHEEVALSVGLFNTAFQLLITAPLSWVLYKRQLKGNEEIFVLKTALGQSNANFDFLRSQINPHFLFNALNTIYGTAIQEKAERTSEGVERLGDMMRFMLQENMQDKIPLAREIEYLNNYMSLQKLRTDPNPCVKIMAEIEEPLAQVQIAPMLLIPFVENAFKHGISFREPSHIKVNLEVREHKLYFDVYNSKHQKQENDPEKSKSGIGLLNVKQRLQLLYPARHELIIRETGKEFFVHLTIQLH, encoded by the coding sequence ATGAATGGTTTGGTAAATAAATATGCAGATTTCAGCAAAGTAGAATTTTGGGCAACCATTACGCTCTTTGTTTTTATGGTGTTTTTCTATATCACCGATAGTGTTGACAGTGCATCCTATATAAAGGCTCCCAACAAAAGATTTTTTGATGAAGCCAATATCAATTTCGATTATTACAGCAACTACTTTTTTCCGCAGCTGCTGCGCTCTACTTTTTTATTCCTGGCCTTCCTGCTGCTGAATTTTGTAGTGGTTCCCAGGCTGATCAGAAAGCAGGCCCTGGCCCGCAATGTAATGCTGGTTTTACTGACACTTGCAGCTGCAGGTCTGGTATTGGGGGTAACCGATACTTACTTAAAGAATTACCTTTTTGATAGATACGAAAGCGAGCAGGAAGCTTATAACAGCATCTTTAAAAACAGTTACCTGTATGCTTTCTGGCTCTTACTGATGCTCGGCCTTTACACTGCCATCAAATACCTGGGGGTGTATCTGTTATCCAATACTAAGACTATCCAGAGCCGCTACAGCTTTATCACCTCCTACAGCATTGCCGCTTTTGTTTTATGGATGATTGGTATTTTTTTGCTCCTGATTGCTGGCGCAGATGGGGAGGTGGTCCTCGGCCTTGGCTTAATAACGCTGTTTGGTATTATGCTCTATTCCTATTCTTTCTATAGCCTGATACCCGCTGCCTTTAGAAAGAAAAAAGCTTTCTTAAATTATATAGGCAGAGTTGCGTTGGTCATGCTCATATCCTTTTTTCCTGTGGCCTTATTCTTGATGTTGTTTATTGCCCACGAGGAAGTTGCACTTAGTGTTGGTTTGTTCAATACAGCATTTCAGCTACTGATCACAGCGCCGCTTTCGTGGGTGCTGTACAAACGGCAGCTAAAGGGGAACGAAGAAATTTTTGTACTGAAAACAGCACTGGGACAGTCAAACGCCAACTTCGATTTTCTTCGCTCACAGATCAATCCCCATTTTCTGTTTAATGCCCTCAATACCATATACGGCACAGCCATTCAGGAAAAAGCAGAACGCACCAGCGAGGGCGTAGAACGACTGGGCGATATGATGCGCTTTATGTTGCAGGAAAACATGCAGGACAAGATACCGCTGGCCCGCGAGATTGAATACCTGAACAATTACATGAGCTTACAGAAATTACGTACCGATCCCAACCCATGTGTGAAGATTATGGCCGAGATAGAAGAACCACTGGCCCAGGTACAAATTGCACCTATGCTGTTGATCCCATTTGTAGAGAATGCTTTTAAGCATGGCATTAGCTTCAGGGAACCCTCTCATATAAAAGTAAACCTGGAGGTGCGCGAGCACAAGCTTTATTTTGATGTGTATAACAGCAAGCACCAAAAGCAGGAAAACGATCCGGAGAAGAGCAAGAGTGGCATTGGCCTGTTGAATGTAAAACAGCGACTCCAACTCCTGTACCCGGCTAGACACGAGCTGATTATACGCGAAACCGGGAAAGAATTTTTTGTTCACCTCACGATTCAGTTACATTAG
- a CDS encoding intradiol ring-cleavage dioxygenase domain-containing protein (COG3485 Protocatechuate 3,4-dioxygenase beta subunit): MKKGFFMLMKFFMLMTICLMTTCQAQDQQEKQKATARIGGPCEGCEAIYEWGDRKLSPLDTLPDFGEQGPKLKLTGTIYKQDGKTPASDVILYIYHTDQQGRYPTRGNEQGWDKRHGYLRGWIKTGADGKYIFYTQKPGAYPERNSPAHIHATVKEPAKGEYYIDDYVFEDDPLLDLADHGSSPRGGSGIISLRKEGDIWVAERDIILGLNIPAYD, from the coding sequence ATGAAAAAGGGATTCTTCATGCTCATGAAATTCTTCATGCTCATGACTATCTGCCTCATGACAACATGCCAGGCGCAGGATCAGCAGGAAAAACAGAAAGCTACAGCACGCATTGGTGGTCCCTGTGAAGGATGCGAGGCTATTTATGAGTGGGGCGACCGGAAATTATCGCCCCTGGACACACTGCCTGATTTTGGGGAGCAGGGGCCTAAGCTAAAGTTAACGGGTACAATTTATAAGCAGGATGGAAAAACCCCGGCCAGTGATGTGATCCTGTATATTTACCACACCGATCAGCAGGGGCGGTATCCCACCAGGGGCAACGAACAGGGATGGGACAAACGCCATGGATACCTCAGGGGATGGATCAAAACCGGCGCCGATGGTAAATACATTTTTTATACCCAAAAGCCAGGGGCCTATCCCGAACGTAACAGTCCAGCTCATATTCATGCCACAGTCAAGGAGCCTGCTAAGGGCGAGTACTACATCGATGACTATGTTTTTGAGGATGATCCACTGCTGGACCTGGCCGATCATGGATCCTCTCCCAGGGGAGGTTCCGGAATAATTTCGCTTCGAAAGGAGGGAGATATCTGGGTGGCAGAACGGGATATCATTTTAGGCTTAAACATTCCCGCTTATGATTAA
- a CDS encoding response regulator receiver (COG3279 Response regulator of the LytR/AlgR family), whose amino-acid sequence MRAIAIDDEPIALEIVKSHASKVPFLELKAEFTDAFKALEYLQKEPIDLIFLDIKMPDISGIDFFNSLSKKPLLIFTTAYTEHAVTSFEMDAVDYLLKPFSLPRFIKACNKAFELYNFRNTTESTDYIFIKTGYEQLKVLFDDILYLEAAGNYVTFVLKDKKVLSRSTFNEIVNLLPADKFVRVHRSYIVSVARIDRVERHQVSIASLTVPVSEAYRHELIAALNS is encoded by the coding sequence ATGAGAGCAATTGCCATAGATGATGAACCCATCGCTTTAGAGATTGTAAAATCACATGCCTCTAAAGTGCCTTTTCTGGAGCTGAAGGCAGAGTTTACAGATGCCTTCAAAGCCCTGGAATATTTGCAGAAAGAACCCATAGATCTGATATTTCTGGACATTAAGATGCCTGATATTTCAGGCATTGATTTTTTTAACAGCCTAAGCAAAAAGCCCTTGCTTATTTTTACAACCGCCTATACCGAGCATGCTGTTACTAGCTTTGAAATGGATGCGGTAGATTACCTGCTAAAACCATTTTCGTTGCCGCGCTTTATCAAAGCCTGTAACAAAGCTTTTGAGCTCTACAATTTCAGAAACACCACCGAAAGCACAGACTATATTTTCATCAAAACCGGCTATGAGCAGCTAAAGGTTTTGTTTGATGATATCCTTTACCTGGAGGCGGCAGGGAACTATGTTACTTTTGTGCTGAAAGATAAAAAAGTGCTTTCCCGCAGTACCTTCAATGAAATTGTAAACCTGCTCCCTGCAGATAAATTTGTAAGGGTACACCGCTCCTATATTGTATCGGTTGCCAGGATCGATAGGGTAGAAAGGCACCAGGTAAGCATTGCCAGTCTTACGGTTCCGGTAAGCGAAGCCTACCGGCATGAGCTTATTGCTGCACTTAATTCCTGA
- a CDS encoding TonB-dependent receptor (COG1629 Outer membrane receptor proteins, mostly Fe transport): protein MSNPILFSGSVVAWLVTDPFKLIFILLSAASFTTYAQSTLNGKVVDEQNKPLAYATVTLLNAADSALVKGAICDAAGAYSLQGVVGGQYLLTAGILGYQKGWSAPITLAAAETRSLPPLQLREMVEQMKAVTVVGQRPMIEQQADRMVVNVAGTILATGNTALEVLEKSPGVVVDQDGNISLNGKQGVSIMLDGKRTYLSGADVANMLRNMTSDALDQVEIITNPSAKHDAAGNSGIINIKTKKEKNRGTNGSLTLGTGYGRFEKLNSGLSLNHRQNSVNFFANYNYGLSRSFQNLDIERNAFIGGEVNLFDHQNYMLRNWQGHNYKAGVDFFLNKKNTLGLMVNGSIGDWGSNNTNKALHSIAGMGRERTITTLGDIDNGYQNTTINLNYGRTFEQKGRELTFDLDYSNYRGSKNSFFNNSFQYFDSRTDSLFLLRSASPSDINIWVAKLDYTVPVGKTKLEMGAKSSYVHSDNNARIEKQGNEANWEVWDKFTNDFQYRENINAAYVNWSGSLGKTTVVAGLRAEQTWYQGVSVKHDSTAKNQYLSLFPSLFLKRPLNEKSALGLSYSRRVDRPSYQDLNPFFSLLDVTTYSRGNPLLQPQFTHQLQLSHTYNKSLVTNLTYSITEGPMTEVIETEGLDAFQTNRNLGTLTNWNLTVSLPVPIAKWWSMQNNISAYHRKYTGTYLEQKLDVEQLSTNVYIMNTFKLPHNFSAELSGMYRSPTIWGTMRINSIYSVNAGVQYSFWDRNASLKLSANDIFWTQVFSGQSIVGENSIRLESRRESRRVNLSFQYRFGNKEIRPVGRRRGASTDEQNRIKGDDN, encoded by the coding sequence ATGAGTAATCCTATTCTTTTTAGCGGCAGTGTTGTAGCATGGCTGGTCACCGATCCCTTCAAGCTTATTTTTATCCTGCTCTCTGCCGCAAGCTTTACAACTTATGCCCAATCTACCCTCAATGGTAAAGTTGTTGATGAACAAAACAAGCCACTCGCCTATGCTACTGTAACCCTGCTGAACGCTGCAGATTCTGCCCTTGTAAAAGGGGCCATATGCGATGCTGCAGGTGCATATTCACTGCAGGGGGTTGTTGGCGGACAATACCTGCTTACTGCCGGCATACTGGGCTATCAAAAGGGCTGGAGTGCTCCCATAACGTTAGCGGCTGCCGAAACCCGGAGTTTGCCACCCCTGCAGCTGCGGGAAATGGTGGAGCAAATGAAGGCAGTAACGGTGGTAGGGCAACGGCCCATGATAGAACAGCAGGCCGACCGCATGGTGGTGAATGTAGCAGGAACCATACTGGCCACCGGCAATACTGCACTGGAGGTGCTGGAGAAGTCACCCGGAGTGGTGGTAGACCAGGATGGCAACATCAGCCTGAACGGCAAACAGGGGGTATCCATTATGCTGGACGGCAAGCGCACCTACCTCTCCGGAGCTGATGTTGCCAATATGCTGCGGAACATGACCAGCGATGCCCTGGATCAGGTAGAAATTATCACCAATCCTTCTGCCAAACACGATGCTGCAGGCAATTCGGGTATTATCAACATAAAAACTAAAAAGGAGAAGAACAGGGGTACCAACGGCAGCCTAACCCTTGGCACCGGATATGGTCGTTTTGAGAAGTTAAACAGCGGCCTTAGCCTTAACCACCGCCAGAACAGCGTTAACTTCTTTGCCAATTATAATTATGGATTAAGCCGCAGCTTTCAGAATCTCGACATTGAGCGGAATGCTTTTATCGGGGGCGAGGTAAACCTCTTCGATCACCAAAATTACATGCTCCGCAACTGGCAGGGGCACAACTACAAAGCAGGGGTCGATTTTTTCCTGAATAAGAAAAATACCCTGGGCCTGATGGTGAACGGCAGCATTGGTGACTGGGGCTCCAACAACACCAACAAAGCCTTACACAGCATTGCGGGCATGGGGCGAGAACGCACCATTACCACCCTTGGGGATATTGATAACGGCTACCAAAACACAACCATTAACCTGAACTACGGGAGAACTTTTGAACAGAAAGGCCGGGAGCTGACCTTTGATTTAGATTATTCAAACTATAGGGGCAGCAAAAACAGCTTTTTTAACAACAGCTTTCAATATTTCGATAGCAGAACAGACAGCCTTTTTCTGCTCCGCAGTGCATCTCCTTCGGATATCAATATATGGGTAGCAAAGCTCGACTATACAGTACCTGTAGGTAAAACAAAACTGGAGATGGGGGCAAAGTCGAGCTACGTCCATTCTGATAACAACGCACGCATAGAAAAGCAGGGAAATGAAGCAAATTGGGAGGTATGGGATAAATTTACAAATGATTTTCAGTACCGTGAGAACATTAATGCAGCCTATGTCAACTGGAGCGGCTCCCTGGGAAAAACTACTGTTGTGGCAGGCCTGCGGGCAGAGCAAACCTGGTACCAGGGGGTGTCTGTAAAGCACGATAGTACAGCTAAGAATCAGTACCTTTCCCTTTTTCCGAGCCTGTTTTTAAAGCGTCCGCTCAACGAAAAAAGTGCCCTTGGCTTATCGTACAGCCGACGGGTAGACCGCCCTTCTTACCAGGACCTGAATCCTTTCTTTTCACTGCTGGATGTAACCACCTACAGCAGGGGAAATCCGCTCCTGCAGCCACAGTTTACCCACCAGCTGCAGTTAAGCCACACCTATAACAAATCTCTGGTAACCAACCTAACCTACAGCATTACAGAAGGGCCCATGACGGAGGTAATTGAAACAGAAGGGCTGGATGCTTTCCAGACTAACAGAAACCTTGGTACCCTCACAAACTGGAACCTGACTGTTTCATTACCGGTACCCATTGCCAAATGGTGGAGCATGCAAAATAACATAAGCGCCTACCACCGGAAGTACACTGGCACTTACCTGGAGCAGAAGCTCGATGTGGAACAGCTTTCCACCAACGTATACATCATGAACACCTTTAAGTTGCCCCATAATTTTTCAGCAGAGCTGTCGGGCATGTATCGCTCTCCTACCATATGGGGAACCATGAGAATCAACAGCATTTACAGTGTGAATGCGGGTGTGCAGTATAGCTTCTGGGATCGCAATGCAAGCCTTAAATTAAGTGCCAACGATATTTTCTGGACCCAGGTATTCAGTGGTCAATCCATCGTTGGCGAGAACAGCATCAGGTTAGAAAGTCGCCGGGAAAGCCGTAGGGTTAATCTAAGCTTTCAATACCGTTTCGGAAATAAAGAAATTAGACCTGTCGGCCGTAGGCGGGGAGCTTCCACAGACGAGCAGAACCGCATAAAAGGCGATGACAATTAA
- the asnB gene encoding asparagine synthetase B (COG0367 Asparagine synthase (glutamine-hydrolyzing)), producing the protein MCGIVGIFDLKHKSDELREQALQISRKQRHRGPDWSGIFLSENAIMVHERLAIVDPTSGKQPLYSKDGNLVLAVNGEIYNHQELRKELDDYEFLTQSDCEVILALYRKKGVDFLEDLNGIFAFALYDKEKDVYLIGRDHMGIIPLYMGWDEWGNFYVSSELKCISGLCKRIKEFAPGHYLYSKDGELKKWYQREWTSYEVVKDNESSITELKKALEDAVHRQLMSDVPYGVLLSGGLDSSIVSAVAKKFSARRVESGDIKEAWWPQLHSFAVGLEGSPDLAAARKVADHIGTVHHEVNFTIEEGLDALRDVIYHIETYDVTTIRASTPMYLLARVIKSMGVKMVLSGEGADELFGGYLYFHKAPNPKEFHEETVRKLGKLHLYDCLRANKSLAAWGVEGRVPFLDKEFMDVAMRLNPADKMAGGGKIEKHILRKAFEDYLPKEVAWRQKEQFSDGVGYGWIDTLKKITAERVSDDQLKNAVHRFPINTPTTKEEYYYRSIFSELFEGDEAARCVPFEKSVACSTAIALEWDEAFKKMQDPSGRAVKNVHDQAYQD; encoded by the coding sequence ATGTGTGGAATTGTTGGTATATTCGATCTGAAGCATAAATCAGATGAATTAAGAGAGCAGGCGCTTCAAATATCGCGCAAACAGCGGCACCGCGGCCCCGACTGGTCAGGAATATTCCTGAGCGAAAACGCCATTATGGTGCATGAGCGGCTTGCTATTGTAGATCCCACCTCGGGCAAACAACCGCTTTACAGCAAGGATGGAAACCTTGTGCTGGCCGTAAATGGCGAAATCTACAACCACCAGGAGCTGCGTAAAGAGCTTGATGATTACGAGTTTTTAACCCAGTCTGACTGCGAGGTAATTCTGGCGCTTTACCGCAAGAAAGGTGTTGATTTTCTGGAAGATCTGAACGGCATATTTGCATTTGCTTTATACGATAAGGAGAAGGATGTATACCTGATTGGCCGCGACCATATGGGCATCATCCCGCTTTACATGGGCTGGGATGAGTGGGGGAACTTCTATGTTTCCTCAGAGCTGAAATGCATATCAGGACTTTGCAAGCGCATCAAAGAGTTTGCCCCCGGCCATTATTTATACAGCAAAGATGGCGAGCTGAAAAAATGGTACCAGCGCGAATGGACAAGCTACGAAGTGGTAAAGGATAACGAGAGCAGTATAACTGAGCTGAAAAAAGCACTGGAAGACGCCGTACACCGACAGCTGATGTCTGATGTGCCTTATGGCGTACTCCTTTCAGGCGGACTTGATTCCTCCATCGTATCGGCTGTTGCCAAGAAGTTTTCTGCCCGCCGCGTTGAAAGCGGCGATATCAAAGAGGCCTGGTGGCCGCAGCTGCACTCTTTTGCCGTGGGGCTGGAGGGCTCCCCCGACCTGGCTGCCGCACGCAAGGTAGCAGACCACATCGGTACCGTACACCACGAGGTGAATTTCACGATCGAAGAAGGCCTCGATGCACTCCGGGATGTGATCTACCACATAGAAACCTACGATGTAACCACCATCCGTGCTTCTACGCCCATGTACCTGCTGGCGCGCGTAATTAAATCAATGGGTGTAAAAATGGTGTTAAGCGGCGAGGGTGCCGATGAACTCTTCGGTGGCTATCTGTACTTTCATAAAGCACCTAACCCAAAAGAGTTTCATGAAGAAACCGTGCGTAAGCTAGGCAAGCTGCACCTCTACGATTGCCTGCGTGCCAACAAATCGCTGGCTGCCTGGGGAGTGGAAGGCCGGGTGCCCTTCCTGGACAAAGAATTTATGGATGTGGCCATGCGCTTGAATCCGGCTGATAAAATGGCAGGCGGCGGTAAAATTGAAAAGCACATCCTGCGCAAAGCCTTTGAAGATTACCTGCCCAAAGAAGTGGCCTGGCGCCAGAAAGAGCAGTTTTCGGATGGCGTAGGCTACGGCTGGATCGATACCCTGAAAAAGATCACTGCGGAAAGAGTGAGTGATGACCAGCTGAAAAATGCAGTGCATCGCTTCCCGATAAACACCCCTACCACCAAAGAAGAGTACTATTACCGCAGCATTTTCAGCGAGCTTTTTGAGGGAGATGAAGCGGCTCGCTGTGTGCCCTTCGAGAAATCTGTTGCCTGCAGTACCGCCATTGCCCTGGAGTGGGATGAGGCCTTTAAAAAAATGCAGGATCCTTCCGGCCGTGCAGTGAAAAACGTGCACGACCAGGCTTATCAAGACTAA
- a CDS encoding aerobic-type carbon monoxide dehydrogenase, large subunit CoxL/CutL-like protein (COG1529 Aerobic-type carbon monoxide dehydrogenase, large subunit CoxL/CutL homologs) gives MATDVIGKPKNRVDGRKKVTGQARYAAEFSVPDLCYGVVINSTIAKGTIKSIDTSDALRHEGVLQVFSHENRTKLASYDKSYQDMDAPPGSPFRPFYDNKIQFNMQPIALVVAETYELALYAATLVKVTYEQEAHETNFEAQRANAYEPEEYKSTPPPDPWGAPEEALNKAPFKITEEYAHPSQHHNPIEMHATTVQWEGDGRITVYDKIQGAINSQKYVMGVFGLKKEEVRVLSPFVGGAFGSGLRPQYQLFMAVLASLELKRSVRVVLTRPQMFSFGHRPKTVQRLSLGASADGKLQAVIHEAFGETSRFEDYSEDVIIWPGVLYYCANVKLSHKLVGLDVYTPLDMRAPGGTTGIFALECAMDELSYKVGMDPMEFRLKNYAEKDQIEGLPFSSKELRECYRQGAEKFGWKNRKSVPRSMREGHQLIGWGVANGAWEATQKEASAKAILSADGKLTVSSATGDIGTGTYTIMSQIAAETLGVSLDQVEFKLGDSSLPKAPLEGGSWTASSVGSAVKKVCDKLGVKLLELAQEIDGSPFKKAKPEEVSFADGQMYLKSDTSKTIALTDILHRNQTDSLQAEADSEPSEEQEKYSRYAHSAVFVEVKVDEDLGTVKVTRVVSAIAGGRILNPKTARSQILGGVVWGIGMAMEEYSFMDKQYGRFINHDLAEYHVPVNADLHDVEVIFVEEKDEIVNPIGAKGLGEIGIVSVAPAIANAIYHATGKRIRELPITLDKLL, from the coding sequence ATGGCAACAGATGTAATTGGAAAACCAAAGAACCGCGTTGACGGGCGCAAAAAAGTAACCGGCCAGGCGCGGTATGCAGCAGAATTCAGCGTACCTGACCTTTGCTATGGCGTGGTGATCAACAGTACCATAGCCAAAGGAACCATCAAGTCCATTGACACCAGCGATGCGCTCCGGCATGAAGGCGTGCTGCAGGTGTTTTCGCACGAGAACAGAACAAAGCTGGCTTCTTATGATAAGAGCTACCAGGACATGGATGCGCCACCGGGTTCGCCCTTTCGGCCATTTTACGACAACAAAATACAGTTTAACATGCAGCCCATTGCCCTGGTAGTGGCAGAAACCTATGAACTGGCCCTGTATGCGGCTACCCTGGTAAAGGTGACCTACGAGCAGGAGGCACACGAAACCAACTTTGAGGCACAACGGGCAAACGCCTATGAACCGGAAGAGTACAAATCAACTCCTCCGCCAGATCCCTGGGGTGCGCCGGAAGAGGCCCTGAATAAAGCCCCTTTTAAGATAACAGAAGAATACGCCCACCCCAGCCAGCACCACAATCCTATAGAGATGCATGCCACCACCGTGCAATGGGAGGGCGACGGACGCATCACCGTCTACGACAAGATACAGGGTGCCATTAACAGCCAGAAGTATGTGATGGGTGTGTTTGGGCTGAAGAAAGAAGAGGTGCGGGTGCTTTCGCCCTTTGTAGGAGGCGCTTTTGGTTCTGGACTGCGACCGCAGTACCAGCTGTTTATGGCGGTACTGGCCAGCCTGGAATTAAAGCGATCGGTACGGGTGGTGCTAACGCGTCCGCAGATGTTCTCCTTTGGCCACCGGCCTAAAACCGTGCAGCGCCTCTCGCTGGGTGCCTCTGCCGATGGAAAGCTGCAGGCAGTGATACATGAAGCCTTTGGTGAAACCTCCCGCTTTGAAGATTACAGTGAAGATGTGATCATCTGGCCGGGAGTGCTTTATTATTGCGCAAATGTAAAGCTTAGCCACAAGCTGGTAGGGCTGGATGTATACACCCCACTTGATATGCGTGCGCCCGGCGGAACCACCGGCATCTTTGCCCTGGAATGTGCCATGGACGAGCTCTCCTACAAAGTAGGCATGGATCCCATGGAGTTCCGCCTGAAAAACTATGCTGAAAAAGACCAGATTGAAGGCCTGCCTTTTTCGAGCAAAGAGCTGCGGGAATGTTACCGGCAGGGAGCAGAAAAATTTGGCTGGAAAAACCGAAAGTCCGTACCCCGCTCCATGCGCGAGGGTCATCAGCTAATTGGCTGGGGTGTGGCCAACGGAGCCTGGGAGGCAACCCAAAAAGAAGCAAGTGCCAAAGCCATTTTATCTGCAGATGGAAAACTAACCGTTAGCAGCGCCACCGGCGATATTGGTACTGGTACCTACACCATCATGAGCCAGATTGCAGCAGAGACCCTGGGTGTGTCACTGGATCAGGTGGAGTTTAAGCTTGGAGATTCTTCTCTGCCAAAAGCGCCACTGGAAGGCGGCTCCTGGACTGCATCATCCGTAGGGTCGGCAGTAAAAAAAGTATGTGATAAGCTGGGAGTGAAACTCCTGGAGCTGGCCCAAGAAATAGATGGCTCTCCCTTCAAGAAGGCAAAACCGGAAGAGGTTTCCTTTGCCGATGGGCAGATGTACCTGAAAAGCGACACCTCAAAAACTATTGCACTCACCGACATCCTGCACCGGAACCAAACAGACAGCCTGCAGGCAGAAGCCGATTCGGAGCCCTCAGAAGAGCAGGAGAAATACTCCCGCTATGCCCATTCGGCTGTGTTTGTAGAGGTGAAAGTGGATGAAGATCTGGGTACTGTAAAAGTAACGCGGGTGGTAAGTGCTATAGCCGGCGGGCGCATCCTAAACCCCAAAACTGCACGTAGCCAAATCCTTGGCGGGGTTGTTTGGGGTATAGGCATGGCCATGGAAGAATACTCCTTTATGGATAAGCAGTACGGCCGCTTTATCAATCATGACCTGGCAGAATACCATGTGCCTGTAAATGCCGATCTGCATGATGTGGAGGTGATCTTTGTGGAGGAGAAGGATGAAATTGTGAACCCGATTGGTGCCAAAGGGCTGGGAGAAATAGGCATCGTTAGTGTTGCCCCGGCTATTGCCAATGCTATTTACCATGCCACCGGAAAAAGAATAAGAGAGTTGCCCATTACACTCGACAAGCTGTTGTGA